In Neisseria dentiae, one DNA window encodes the following:
- the pepD gene encoding beta-Ala-His dipeptidase: protein MPIRQLSPQPVWQWFADICTVPHPTYQEAALAALIMERARAKGLGARQDEKGNIYLRKPACGEGMAAKSGVILQAHIDMVAQKTPESAHDFSRDPIRPRIEGGWVYADQTTLGADNGIGAAMALAVAFADDILHPPLEVLLTVEEETGMGGVRAVRADYLQGCYLLNLDSEEHGSIYLGCAGGRDAELTLPLMQQAAAGQRWRITVGGMLGGHSGIDIHRGRGNAVKLLADTLKRLSDGLDDWQLAALHGGRLRNVIPREACAEIVLPPQQAGAMHTLLAEAEQQARAELGAHGGKLFIRAENIAHDGFAFSTESGRRAVDLLCALPDGVIRWSDDFAGVVETSICLSVAGTNAEQLHVCLLMRSLLETPKNALSRQLAAIAALSGAGLLLGGDYPGWKPDASSKLLAAAQPVFAARLGHEPKTEVLHAGLECGLMQQRLPDVEMISFGPTIEGAHTPWERVETATVGECWEILLGILAKGV from the coding sequence ATGCCTATCCGACAACTTTCCCCGCAACCTGTTTGGCAATGGTTTGCCGATATCTGCACCGTGCCGCATCCCACCTACCAAGAAGCCGCGCTGGCCGCTTTGATTATGGAGCGCGCACGGGCCAAAGGGCTGGGGGCGCGCCAAGACGAAAAAGGCAATATTTATTTGCGCAAACCGGCCTGCGGTGAGGGCATGGCTGCAAAAAGCGGGGTGATTTTGCAGGCGCACATCGACATGGTGGCGCAGAAAACACCCGAGTCGGCACACGATTTCAGCCGCGACCCTATCCGACCCCGCATAGAAGGCGGTTGGGTATATGCCGACCAAACCACGCTCGGTGCCGACAACGGCATCGGTGCGGCCATGGCGTTGGCGGTGGCCTTCGCTGATGATATTCTCCACCCGCCGCTGGAAGTGTTGCTGACGGTGGAAGAAGAAACCGGCATGGGCGGCGTGCGCGCCGTGCGTGCCGATTATTTGCAGGGGTGCTATCTGCTCAATCTCGACAGCGAAGAACACGGCAGCATTTATCTGGGTTGCGCCGGCGGCCGCGATGCCGAGTTGACGCTGCCGTTGATGCAGCAGGCTGCGGCGGGGCAACGCTGGCGCATCACCGTGGGCGGCATGCTCGGTGGCCATTCGGGCATCGATATCCACCGCGGCCGCGGCAATGCCGTCAAACTGTTGGCCGACACGCTCAAACGCCTTTCAGACGGCCTTGACGACTGGCAGTTGGCCGCATTGCACGGCGGCCGCCTGCGCAATGTGATTCCGCGCGAAGCCTGCGCCGAAATCGTGCTGCCGCCGCAACAGGCCGGTGCGATGCATACATTGCTGGCCGAAGCCGAGCAGCAGGCGCGCGCAGAATTGGGCGCACACGGCGGCAAGCTGTTTATCCGTGCCGAAAACATTGCGCATGACGGCTTTGCGTTCAGCACCGAAAGCGGCCGCCGTGCCGTGGATTTACTGTGCGCCTTGCCCGACGGCGTTATCCGCTGGAGCGACGATTTCGCAGGCGTGGTCGAAACCTCGATCTGCCTGAGCGTGGCCGGCACCAACGCAGAGCAGCTGCACGTTTGCCTGCTGATGCGTTCGTTGTTGGAAACACCGAAAAACGCCCTGAGCCGCCAACTGGCCGCCATTGCGGCTTTAAGCGGCGCCGGGCTGCTGCTCGGCGGCGATTACCCCGGCTGGAAGCCCGATGCTTCGTCGAAACTGTTAGCCGCCGCCCAGCCCGTGTTTGCCGCCCGTTTGGGGCACGAGCCGAAAACCGAGGTGCTGCACGCCGGTTTGGAATGCGGCCTGATGCAGCAGCGCCTGCCCGATGTGGAAATGATTTCTTTCGGCCCCACCATAGAAGGCGCACACACACCGTGGGAACGTGTGGAAACCGCCACGGTGGGTGAATGCTGGGAAATTTTGTTGGGCATATTGGCAAAAGGCGTTTGA
- the yfaE gene encoding class I ribonucleotide reductase maintenance protein YfaE has product MVLITTRDKSFELRQGETLLEGLERTGHEVEYQCRSGYCGSCRMKIVSGRVEYDNFPLAFVAPGEILPCCCRVTEAVEVDCGMRVQEPDLFDVDLFEE; this is encoded by the coding sequence ATGGTTTTAATCACCACACGCGATAAGAGTTTCGAGCTTCGGCAGGGTGAAACCCTGCTGGAGGGGCTGGAGCGTACCGGCCACGAGGTCGAATACCAATGCCGCAGCGGCTATTGCGGCTCTTGCCGCATGAAAATCGTGTCTGGCAGGGTGGAATACGATAACTTTCCGCTGGCGTTTGTCGCGCCGGGCGAAATCCTGCCGTGCTGTTGCCGCGTAACCGAAGCGGTGGAAGTGGACTGCGGTATGCGCGTGCAGGAACCGGATTTGTTTGATGTGGATTTGTTTGAGGAATAG
- the nrdB gene encoding class Ia ribonucleoside-diphosphate reductase subunit beta encodes MSYSTFSKEKNNALTEPMFFGKPVNVARYDQQKYEIFEKLIEKQLSFFWRPEEIDVSRDRIDYQNLPEHEKHIFISNLKYQTLLDSIQGRSPNVALLPLVSIPELETWIETWSFSETIHSRSYTHIIRNIVNDPSVVFDDIVDNEYIIARAEDIACYYDDLIEYTQYYNLFGEGEHRFDGKTVRVSLRELKKKLYLCLMCVNVLEAIRFYVSFACSFAFAERELMEGNAKIIKLIARDEALHLTGTQHMLNLMRSGADDAEMAEIAAELEQECFELFKKAALQEKEWAEYLFKDGSMIGLNKEILSQYVDYITNLRMQAVGLKPAFENATQNPIPWINAWLSSDNVQVAPQEVEISSYLIGQIDAEVNADDLGDFEL; translated from the coding sequence ATGTCATACAGCACATTCAGCAAAGAAAAAAACAACGCTTTAACCGAGCCGATGTTTTTCGGCAAGCCGGTGAATGTGGCGCGTTATGACCAGCAGAAATATGAAATTTTTGAAAAGCTGATTGAAAAGCAGCTGTCGTTTTTCTGGCGGCCGGAAGAAATCGATGTGTCGCGCGACCGTATCGATTACCAAAACCTGCCCGAGCATGAAAAGCATATTTTTATCAGCAACTTAAAATACCAAACCCTGCTCGATTCGATTCAGGGGCGCAGCCCCAATGTGGCGCTGCTGCCGTTGGTGTCGATTCCCGAACTGGAAACGTGGATTGAAACCTGGAGCTTCAGCGAAACCATCCACTCGCGCAGCTATACCCATATTATCCGCAATATCGTCAACGACCCGTCGGTGGTGTTCGACGATATCGTCGATAACGAATACATCATCGCCCGCGCCGAAGATATTGCCTGTTACTACGATGATTTGATCGAATACACGCAGTATTACAACCTGTTCGGCGAAGGCGAGCACCGTTTCGACGGCAAAACCGTGCGCGTGAGCCTGCGCGAGTTGAAGAAAAAATTGTATTTGTGCCTGATGTGCGTCAACGTGCTGGAGGCCATCCGCTTTTATGTGTCGTTTGCCTGCTCGTTCGCTTTTGCCGAGCGCGAGCTGATGGAGGGCAACGCCAAAATCATCAAACTGATTGCGCGCGACGAAGCCCTGCACCTTACCGGCACACAGCATATGCTGAACCTGATGCGCAGCGGCGCAGACGATGCGGAGATGGCGGAAATCGCTGCCGAGCTGGAGCAGGAATGTTTCGAGCTGTTTAAAAAAGCCGCCTTGCAAGAGAAAGAATGGGCGGAATATCTGTTTAAAGACGGCTCGATGATCGGCCTGAACAAGGAAATTCTCAGCCAATACGTTGATTACATTACCAATCTGCGTATGCAGGCGGTAGGTTTGAAACCGGCGTTTGAAAACGCCACCCAAAACCCGATTCCGTGGATTAACGCGTGGCTGTCGTCCGACAACGTGCAGGTAGCGCCGCAGGAAGTGGAAATTTCGTCTTACCTGATCGGGCAGATTGATGCCGAGGTGAATGCCGACGATTTGGGCGATTTCGAGCTTTAA
- the nrdA gene encoding class 1a ribonucleoside-diphosphate reductase subunit alpha: MNAPTNLKVTKRDGRLEEIDLYKIHRVINWAAEGLNNVSVSQVELKSHIQFYNGIRTDDIHETIIKAAADLISQETPDYQYLAARLAIFHLRKIAYGQFEPPHLYDHVAKLTEAGKYDRHLLADYSREEFDELNAYIDHDRDMAFSYGAVKQLEGKYLVQNRVTRQIYETPQFLYVLVAMCLFAKYPKATRLDYVKRFYDAVSTFKISLPTPIMSGVRTPTRQFSSCVLIECDDSLDSINATTSAIVKYVSQRAGIGINAGRIRGLGSEIRGGEAQHTGCIPFFKMFQAAVKSCSQGGVRGGAATLFYPLWHIEVESLLVLKNNRGVEDNRVRHLDYGVQINRLLYTRLIKGGDIALFSPHEVPGLYDAFFADQDEFERLYTQYEQDPAVRKRVVPATELFSLLMQERAGTGRIYIQNVDHCNTHSPFDPKVAPVRQSNLCLEIALPTKPLNDINDENGEIALCTLSAFNLGALENLNELEGLADLAVRALDALLDYQDYPVKAAYHATMNRRTLGIGVINYAYYLAKNGVKYSDDSAIALTHRTFEAIQYYLLKASVQLAQEFGACPAFNETTYAQGKLPVDTYKKDLDTICQEQLHLDWEGLRADIVKHGLRNSTLTALMPSETSSQIANATNGIEPPRGLVSVKASKDGILKQVVPEFERLKNQYELLWQMPSNDGYLKLVGVMQKFVDQAISANTSYDPQRFEGGRVPMKQLLKDLLTAYKFGLKTLYYHNTRDGADDTQTDIQDDGCVGGACKI, encoded by the coding sequence ATGAACGCACCCACCAACCTGAAAGTAACCAAGCGCGACGGGCGTTTGGAAGAAATAGACCTGTATAAAATCCACCGCGTGATCAACTGGGCGGCGGAAGGGTTGAATAATGTTTCCGTATCGCAGGTGGAGCTGAAATCGCATATCCAGTTTTACAACGGCATCCGCACCGACGACATCCACGAAACCATCATCAAGGCCGCAGCCGACCTGATTTCTCAGGAAACGCCCGATTACCAATACCTGGCCGCCCGCTTGGCGATTTTCCACCTGCGCAAAATCGCCTACGGCCAATTCGAGCCGCCCCACCTTTACGACCATGTTGCCAAGCTCACCGAAGCAGGCAAATACGACCGCCACCTGCTGGCCGATTACAGCCGCGAAGAGTTCGACGAACTGAATGCCTATATCGACCACGATCGCGATATGGCCTTTTCTTACGGCGCAGTCAAGCAGCTCGAAGGCAAATATCTGGTGCAAAACCGCGTTACCCGCCAAATCTACGAAACCCCGCAGTTTCTGTATGTATTGGTGGCGATGTGCCTGTTTGCCAAATACCCGAAAGCCACCCGCCTCGATTATGTGAAACGCTTTTACGATGCCGTTTCCACCTTCAAAATTTCCCTGCCCACGCCGATTATGAGCGGCGTGCGCACGCCCACGCGCCAATTTTCGAGCTGCGTGTTGATCGAGTGCGACGACAGCCTCGATTCCATCAACGCCACCACCAGCGCCATTGTGAAATACGTTTCCCAACGCGCGGGCATCGGCATCAACGCCGGCCGCATCCGCGGTTTGGGCAGCGAAATCCGCGGCGGCGAGGCGCAGCACACCGGCTGCATCCCGTTCTTCAAAATGTTCCAGGCCGCCGTTAAATCCTGCTCGCAAGGCGGCGTGCGCGGCGGTGCGGCCACCTTGTTTTACCCCTTGTGGCATATCGAAGTGGAAAGCCTGCTGGTGCTGAAAAACAACCGCGGCGTAGAAGACAACCGCGTGCGCCATCTCGATTACGGCGTGCAGATTAACCGTCTGCTCTATACCCGCCTGATTAAAGGCGGCGACATCGCTCTGTTTTCACCGCACGAAGTGCCCGGCCTGTATGACGCCTTTTTCGCCGACCAAGACGAGTTCGAGCGCCTCTATACCCAATACGAGCAAGACCCCGCCGTCCGCAAGCGCGTGGTGCCCGCCACCGAGCTGTTTTCGTTGTTGATGCAGGAACGCGCCGGCACCGGCCGCATCTACATCCAAAACGTCGACCACTGCAACACCCACAGCCCGTTCGACCCGAAAGTGGCACCGGTGCGCCAGTCCAACCTGTGTTTGGAAATCGCGTTGCCGACCAAGCCCTTAAACGACATCAACGACGAAAACGGTGAAATCGCCCTGTGCACCCTGTCGGCCTTCAACCTCGGCGCGCTGGAAAACCTGAACGAACTCGAAGGCTTGGCCGATTTGGCCGTGCGCGCGCTGGATGCCTTGCTCGATTATCAAGACTATCCCGTCAAAGCCGCCTACCACGCCACCATGAACCGCCGCACGTTAGGCATCGGCGTGATCAACTACGCCTATTATCTGGCCAAAAACGGCGTGAAATACAGCGACGACTCCGCCATCGCCTTAACCCACCGCACTTTTGAGGCGATTCAGTATTACCTGCTCAAAGCTTCGGTGCAACTTGCCCAAGAATTCGGCGCCTGCCCGGCGTTTAACGAAACCACCTACGCACAAGGCAAACTGCCCGTCGACACCTACAAAAAGGATTTGGACACCATCTGCCAAGAGCAGCTGCATCTCGATTGGGAGGGTTTGCGTGCCGACATTGTCAAACACGGCCTGCGCAACTCCACCCTAACCGCACTGATGCCGTCTGAAACCAGCTCGCAAATCGCCAACGCCACCAACGGCATCGAGCCGCCGCGCGGACTGGTTTCGGTAAAAGCCTCGAAAGACGGCATTTTGAAACAGGTGGTGCCCGAATTCGAGCGCCTGAAAAACCAATACGAATTGTTGTGGCAGATGCCTTCCAACGACGGCTACCTGAAACTCGTGGGCGTGATGCAGAAGTTTGTCGATCAGGCCATTTCCGCCAATACCAGCTACGACCCGCAACGCTTCGAAGGCGGCCGCGTGCCGATGAAGCAGCTGCTGAAAGACCTGCTCACCGCCTACAAATTCGGCCTGAAAACCCTGTATTACCATAATACCCGCGACGGTGCCGACGATACTCAGACCGATATCCAAGATGACGGCTGCGTGGGCGGAGCATGTAAGATTTAA
- the cls gene encoding cardiolipin synthase, translating to MNNIQIPWGQILLYLHTAAALACVVRVLYKQRNTGTAFAWLIILFMFPLFGVIAYLMLGEPRLGLARAKRAAEMNRFYGEFAERYLADIDLDVTNDIRPRYRGIAKVAADATGLGATRNNAMTLLSTTDEIVDAMLADIRAAEQSCLLAFYIIDPQGRIETLLNTVIEAAERGVDCAVLADAVGSHGFFNSGWVEKLRAAGIEVHAALPVGPMHTLFTRSDLRNHRKILIVDKKIGYTGSYNLVDPRFFKQNSGVGEWVDVMMRCTGPMVLEMTAVFYADLAVENDGNLASVQQYLSGYTEIIPAMLPDKMRAGNVAAQVIPSAPDQGERVIYETIISAIYSATRKIVITTPYFVPDDPLLMALTTAAKRGVDVTLILPAKVDSLMVRYASRAYYPMLLKAGVKIALFEGGLLHAKTMTIDEGYTLFGTVNMDMRSFFLNLEISLAVYDKTITGQVIDLQQQYLGSSRYVSIKGWQQRARWWGLVENTVRLMSPLL from the coding sequence ATGAATAATATTCAAATTCCCTGGGGGCAGATTCTGCTCTATCTGCACACCGCCGCCGCATTGGCCTGCGTGGTGCGCGTGCTTTACAAACAACGCAACACCGGCACGGCGTTTGCGTGGCTGATTATCCTGTTTATGTTTCCGCTGTTCGGTGTGATTGCCTATCTGATGTTGGGCGAACCGCGCCTCGGTTTGGCGCGTGCCAAGCGGGCGGCTGAGATGAACCGCTTCTACGGCGAGTTTGCCGAGCGTTATCTGGCCGATATCGATTTAGACGTTACCAACGACATCCGCCCGCGTTACCGGGGTATTGCCAAAGTGGCTGCGGATGCCACCGGCTTGGGTGCCACCCGCAACAACGCCATGACGCTGCTTTCCACCACCGACGAAATCGTTGATGCCATGTTGGCCGATATACGCGCGGCCGAACAGTCGTGCCTGTTGGCGTTTTACATCATCGACCCGCAGGGCAGAATCGAAACGCTGCTCAATACGGTAATCGAAGCGGCAGAGCGGGGGGTGGATTGTGCGGTGTTGGCCGATGCGGTGGGCAGCCACGGATTTTTCAACAGCGGCTGGGTAGAAAAACTGCGTGCTGCCGGCATCGAAGTACACGCTGCGCTGCCGGTGGGGCCGATGCACACGCTGTTTACCCGCAGCGATTTGCGCAACCACCGCAAGATTTTGATTGTCGATAAAAAAATCGGTTACACCGGCAGCTATAATCTGGTTGATCCGCGTTTTTTCAAACAAAACTCGGGTGTGGGCGAATGGGTGGACGTGATGATGCGCTGCACCGGCCCGATGGTGCTGGAAATGACGGCCGTGTTTTATGCCGACTTGGCGGTAGAAAATGATGGCAATCTGGCCAGCGTGCAGCAATATTTGAGCGGTTACACCGAGATTATCCCCGCCATGCTGCCCGACAAAATGCGCGCAGGCAATGTTGCCGCCCAAGTGATACCATCGGCGCCGGACCAGGGTGAACGGGTAATCTACGAGACCATTATCAGCGCCATTTATTCCGCCACCCGCAAAATCGTCATCACCACGCCGTATTTCGTGCCCGACGATCCGCTGCTGATGGCGCTCACCACCGCCGCCAAGCGCGGGGTGGACGTTACCCTGATATTGCCGGCCAAAGTAGATTCGCTGATGGTGCGCTACGCATCGCGCGCCTATTACCCCATGTTGTTGAAAGCGGGGGTGAAAATCGCCCTGTTTGAAGGCGGGCTGCTGCACGCCAAAACCATGACCATCGACGAGGGCTACACGCTCTTCGGCACGGTGAATATGGATATGCGCAGCTTCTTTCTGAACCTTGAAATCAGCCTGGCGGTTTACGATAAAACCATCACCGGCCAGGTGATTGATTTGCAGCAGCAATATCTGGGCAGCAGCCGTTATGTGAGCATAAAAGGCTGGCAGCAGCGCGCCAGATGGTGGGGGCTGGTGGAAAACACCGTGCGCCTGATGAGTCCGTTGTTGTGA
- the ilvE gene encoding branched-chain-amino-acid transaminase, translating into MAREVPAVFGSVFHKDMPVLAFENGAWQGVRWQPSDNLQLTPGAHCLHYGSECFEGLKAFRQQDGSIVLFRPDANIARMQQSAKLLSLPVPETEAFRNALIELVARAADEIPDAPASLYLRPTLIGTDPVIGKAAAGSDNAVLYILASPVGDYFKAGSPMKLLVETEHMRCAPHMGRVKCGGNYASALPWVTKAREEHGAHQVLFCPNGDVQETAAANFALIKGDEIITKPLTSEFLHGVTRDSVLKVARDMGYQISERNFTVEELREAVENGAEAILTGTAAVISPVTSFVIGGKEIAVAGQERGTAIRKAVTDIQYGLAEDRYGWLVKVA; encoded by the coding sequence ATGGCAAGAGAAGTTCCCGCCGTATTCGGCAGCGTTTTCCATAAAGATATGCCGGTATTGGCTTTTGAAAACGGCGCATGGCAGGGCGTGCGCTGGCAGCCTTCCGATAATTTGCAACTGACCCCCGGTGCGCACTGCCTGCATTACGGCAGCGAATGCTTCGAGGGTTTGAAGGCCTTCCGCCAGCAAGACGGCAGTATTGTGTTGTTCCGTCCCGATGCGAATATCGCCCGTATGCAGCAGAGTGCGAAACTGTTGAGTCTGCCCGTGCCTGAAACCGAGGCTTTTCGCAATGCCTTGATCGAACTGGTGGCGCGCGCCGCTGATGAAATCCCCGATGCACCCGCTTCGTTGTATTTGCGCCCGACTTTAATCGGCACCGATCCGGTTATCGGTAAGGCGGCGGCCGGTTCGGACAATGCCGTTCTATATATTTTGGCCTCTCCGGTGGGCGATTATTTTAAAGCCGGTTCGCCGATGAAGCTTTTGGTGGAAACGGAGCATATGCGCTGTGCCCCGCATATGGGCCGTGTGAAATGCGGCGGCAACTATGCTTCGGCGTTGCCGTGGGTAACCAAAGCACGCGAAGAACACGGTGCGCACCAAGTGCTGTTCTGCCCGAACGGCGACGTGCAGGAAACGGCGGCGGCAAATTTTGCTTTGATTAAGGGCGATGAAATCATCACCAAGCCGTTAACCAGCGAATTTTTGCACGGTGTAACCCGCGATTCGGTGTTGAAAGTGGCGCGCGACATGGGCTATCAAATCAGCGAGCGCAATTTCACCGTAGAAGAGCTGCGTGAAGCTGTGGAAAACGGTGCGGAAGCGATTCTAACCGGCACGGCGGCGGTGATCTCTCCGGTTACTTCTTTTGTGATAGGCGGCAAAGAAATCGCCGTTGCCGGCCAAGAGCGCGGCACCGCCATCCGTAAAGCGGTTACCGATATCCAATACGGCCTGGCCGAAGACCGTTACGGTTGGTTGGTTAAAGTGGCATAA
- a CDS encoding YbdD/YjiX family protein produces MNPNLLQRIKRAWKTARLTAGLMAGMPDYQNYVARQRKHNPNAPVMTELQFQDYCSKRRSGASGGRCC; encoded by the coding sequence ATGAATCCTAACCTGTTGCAACGCATCAAGCGTGCTTGGAAAACCGCCCGCCTTACCGCCGGCCTGATGGCCGGAATGCCGGACTATCAAAACTATGTGGCCCGGCAACGCAAGCATAACCCCAATGCACCGGTGATGACTGAGTTGCAGTTTCAAGATTATTGCAGCAAGCGCCGCAGCGGTGCTTCCGGCGGTCGTTGTTGCTGA
- a CDS encoding carbon starvation CstA family protein, whose protein sequence is MKQLKSFLLWGIVVLVGLAAFTTLALSRGEQVNAVWMVIAAVSVYCIAYRFYSLYIAKNVAQLDANRLTPAERHNDGLDYVPTHRGVLFGHHFAAIAGAGPLVGPVLAAQMGYLPGTLWIIFGVVFAGAVQDMMVLFVSMRRDGKSLGDIVKQELGTVAGVIASIGILMIMVIIMAVLALIVVKALVHSPWGTFTIAATIPIALFMGIYTRYIRPGKIGEISIVGFILLMCAIVFGEDVAQSSFAHIFDMDGVQLTWAIMIYGFVAAVLPVWLLLTPRDYLSTFLKIGTIIALAIGIVIVGPALQMPAVTKFIDGTGPVFSGDLFPFLFITIACGAVSGFHALISSGTTPKMVENETHVRMIGYGGMLMESFVAIMALAAAASLDPGVYFAMNSPTALIGTDAANAAQVITNQLGFPVQEATLLQMAKDVGEHTILSRAGGAPTLAVGMANIMSQLISGPGMMAFWYHFALLFEALFILTAVDAGTRVARFMIQDLGGIFIKPFGNTDSLPANLIATLMAVGLWGYFLYTGVTDPLGGINSLWPLFGIGNQMLAGVALIMVSVVLVKMKRERYVWVSLVPALLLLFVTCYASLQKLFHSDPKIGFLSHAAKFNEAASRGEVLAPAKDLAQMSRIAFNDYVNSGLTVIFLSVVVIVAVYGLRVALKARKVAWPTAKEVPPVYRNEVQQNES, encoded by the coding sequence ATGAAACAGCTTAAATCGTTTCTACTGTGGGGCATTGTGGTATTGGTCGGTTTAGCCGCATTTACCACATTAGCCCTGAGTCGCGGCGAGCAGGTTAATGCGGTATGGATGGTTATCGCCGCCGTTTCCGTTTACTGCATCGCCTACCGTTTTTACAGCCTGTATATTGCCAAAAACGTAGCGCAACTCGATGCCAACCGGCTTACCCCTGCCGAGCGGCATAACGACGGTTTGGACTATGTGCCCACCCATAGAGGCGTATTGTTCGGCCACCACTTCGCCGCCATCGCCGGTGCGGGACCGCTGGTCGGTCCGGTGCTTGCCGCACAAATGGGTTATCTGCCCGGCACGCTGTGGATTATCTTCGGCGTGGTATTCGCCGGTGCCGTTCAAGATATGATGGTGCTATTCGTGTCGATGCGCCGTGACGGCAAATCGCTGGGCGATATCGTAAAACAGGAGCTGGGCACGGTGGCCGGCGTGATTGCATCCATCGGTATTCTGATGATTATGGTTATCATCATGGCCGTGTTGGCGCTGATTGTGGTCAAAGCGCTGGTACACAGCCCGTGGGGCACATTTACCATCGCCGCCACCATTCCGATTGCACTGTTTATGGGTATCTACACCCGTTACATCCGCCCCGGCAAAATCGGCGAGATTTCGATTGTCGGCTTTATCCTGCTGATGTGCGCGATTGTGTTCGGTGAAGACGTGGCGCAAAGCTCGTTTGCCCATATTTTCGATATGGACGGCGTGCAGCTCACTTGGGCCATTATGATTTACGGCTTCGTAGCCGCCGTATTGCCGGTTTGGCTGCTGCTGACCCCGCGTGATTATCTTTCCACCTTCCTGAAAATCGGCACGATTATCGCATTGGCTATCGGTATCGTGATTGTCGGCCCCGCTTTGCAGATGCCGGCGGTAACCAAGTTCATCGACGGCACCGGCCCCGTATTCTCGGGCGACCTGTTTCCCTTCCTGTTTATCACCATCGCCTGTGGTGCCGTTTCCGGTTTCCATGCCCTGATTTCTTCAGGCACCACGCCGAAAATGGTTGAAAACGAAACCCATGTGCGCATGATCGGTTACGGCGGCATGTTGATGGAAAGCTTTGTGGCGATTATGGCGCTGGCCGCTGCCGCTTCGCTCGACCCCGGCGTATATTTCGCCATGAACAGCCCCACCGCGCTGATCGGCACCGATGCCGCCAATGCCGCACAAGTGATTACCAACCAGTTGGGCTTCCCCGTGCAAGAAGCCACCTTGCTGCAAATGGCGAAAGACGTGGGCGAGCATACTATTCTTTCCCGCGCAGGCGGTGCCCCCACATTGGCGGTCGGCATGGCCAATATCATGAGCCAGCTGATTTCCGGCCCCGGCATGATGGCTTTCTGGTATCACTTCGCACTCTTGTTTGAAGCGCTGTTCATCTTAACCGCCGTTGATGCGGGCACCCGCGTGGCGCGCTTTATGATTCAAGATTTAGGCGGCATTTTCATCAAACCTTTCGGTAATACCGACAGCCTGCCTGCCAACCTGATTGCCACCTTGATGGCCGTAGGCTTGTGGGGATACTTCCTTTACACCGGCGTAACCGATCCCTTGGGCGGCATCAACTCTTTATGGCCGCTGTTCGGTATCGGCAACCAAATGCTGGCCGGCGTGGCGTTGATTATGGTGAGTGTGGTGTTGGTGAAAATGAAGCGCGAACGCTATGTATGGGTGTCGTTGGTGCCCGCACTGCTGCTGCTGTTTGTAACCTGCTATGCCAGCTTGCAAAAACTGTTCCACAGCGATCCGAAAATCGGTTTCTTGTCGCACGCGGCCAAATTCAACGAAGCCGCTTCGCGCGGCGAAGTGCTGGCTCCCGCCAAAGATCTCGCCCAAATGAGCCGCATCGCCTTCAACGACTATGTAAACTCAGGTTTGACCGTGATTTTCCTGTCGGTAGTGGTAATCGTGGCCGTATACGGATTGCGTGTTGCCCTGAAAGCGCGTAAAGTGGCTTGGCCCACCGCCAAAGAAGTTCCGCCTGTTTACCGTAACGAGGTTCAGCAAAATGAATCCTAA
- a CDS encoding IS630 family transposase (programmed frameshift) — MAYPIELRQKAIEYYRQCQNASQVCRVYGISDKTLSSWLRLYEQTGSLAHQVKGGNATKIDRQQLSDYLEQHPDAYLHEIAEHLGCSAPNVSYLLKVMGITRKKRPTTYKEQKPEQVAAYQQALSQYTDYQAVFLDETGFDTFFYRPYAYSKKGVPVKAQISGRKYQRISLVAAQIQGKGSLIAPMTYCGTMDGSLFEAWFEQMLLPELTERSVIIMDNARFHRMAVLTEMAQKQGHKVLPLAPYSPELNPIEKVWANIKKHLRKVLPAVGDFMTALLRSSYFN; from the exons ATGGCCTACCCGATAGAACTCCGACAAAAAGCAATCGAATATTACCGGCAATGCCAAAATGCAAGCCAAGTCTGCCGTGTATATGGTATCAGCGACAAAACGCTGAGCAGTTGGCTGCGACTCTATGAACAAACAGGTTCACTGGCGCATCAAGTCAAAGGTGGTAATGCCACAAAAATAGACAGGCAACAGCTTTCAGACTATCTCGAACAGCATCCTGATGCCTACCTGCACGAAATCGCAGAACATTTAGGGTGCAGCGCCCCAAATGTCAGCTACCTGCTCAAAGTCATGGGCATCACACGAAAAAAAAGAC CCACCACATACAAAGAACAAAAACCCGAACAAGTAGCCGCTTATCAACAAGCATTGAGCCAATATACTGACTATCAAGCAGTTTTTCTTGATGAAACAGGGTTCGACACCTTTTTTTACCGCCCTTACGCTTACTCGAAAAAAGGCGTACCCGTCAAAGCACAAATCAGCGGCAGAAAATACCAACGTATTTCATTGGTTGCGGCACAAATCCAAGGTAAAGGCAGCCTGATTGCCCCCATGACCTATTGTGGCACCATGGACGGCAGCCTGTTCGAAGCATGGTTTGAGCAAATGCTGCTGCCCGAACTGACGGAGAGATCCGTCATCATTATGGACAATGCCCGTTTCCACCGTATGGCGGTTTTGACTGAAATGGCGCAGAAGCAGGGACATAAAGTATTGCCCCTTGCTCCTTATTCACCCGAGCTTAATCCGATTGAAAAGGTATGGGCGAATATTAAAAAGCATTTGCGGAAAGTTTTACCTGCCGTGGGAGATTTTATGACTGCACTGCTACGTAGTTCTTATTTTAATTGA